Proteins from one Triticum aestivum cultivar Chinese Spring chromosome 7A, IWGSC CS RefSeq v2.1, whole genome shotgun sequence genomic window:
- the LOC123149444 gene encoding putative anthocyanidin reductase, translated as MAEEGNSSGGRGVRVCVTGGAGFIGSWLVRKLLEAGYTVHATLRSIRDEGKAGLLRRLVPGAAPPERLVLFEADLYDAASFAPAIAGCQFVFLVATLFAHEAAASKYKTSAEAAVDAVRVILRLCAESKTVKRVIHTASVSAASPLTKSSTAASAVYRDFISESCWTALDVDYPLRNTHFDKYIESKVLSEKELLRYNDGESPAFEVVTIPLGLVAGDTILSRLPETIQSAVAPVTKQEPYFMLPRIAQRLLGSVSLVHVDDACAALVFCMEQPSIAGRFLCSAAYPTIHDILDHYGSKYPHLDLLREADEVARVQPESNKLGELGFRYKYGVEEILDESIECAVRLGSLDTSKLIVQQE; from the exons ATGGCGGAAGAGGGGAACAGCTCGGGCGGGCGCGGCGTCCGGGTGTGCGTCACCGGTGGCGCCGGGTTCATCGGCTCATGGCTCGTCAGAAAGCTGCTCGAGGCAGGGTACACCGTCCACGCCACCCTGCGGAGCATCA GGGACGAGGGGAAAGCGGGGCTGCTGCGGCGGCTCGTCCCCGGCGCCGCGCCGCCGGAGCGGCTGGTGCTGTTCGAGGCCGACCTCTACGACGCCGCCAGCTTCGCGCCGGCCATCGCCGGCTGCCAGTTCGTCTTCCTCGTCGCCACCCTCTTCGCGCACGAGGCCGCCGCATCCAAG TACAAGACGTCGGCGGAAGCCGCCGTGGACGCGGTGCGCGTCATCCTCCGGCTATGCGCGGAATCTAAGACGGTGAAGCGCGTCATCCACACTGCATCGGTGTCGGCCGCTTCGCCGCTGACAAAGTCCTCCACCGCCGCCTCTGCGGTGTACAGGGATTTCATCTCTGAATCTTGTTGGACTGCTCTGGACGTCGATTACCCTCTCCGTAACACGCACTTCGAT AAGTACATAGAGTCAAAGGTCCTGTCAGAGAAGGAGCTCCTCAGGTACAACGATGGCGAGAGCCCGGCGTTTGAGGTGGTCACAATTCCCTTGGGCCTCGTCGCGGGGGACACAATCCTCAGCCGCCTCCCGGAAACAATTCAGAGTGCGGTGGCACCGGTGACCAAGCAAGAGCCCTACTTCATGCTACCGAGGATTGCACAGAGGCTGTTGGGCTCAGTGTCACTAGTGCACGTCGACGATGCCTGCGCCGCGCTTGTCTTCTGCATGGAGCAGCCATCCATCGCTGGCCGGTTCCTCTGCTCCGCCGCCTACCCGACAATCCATGACATCCTGGACCACTACGGCAGCAAGTACCCCCATCTAGATCTCCTCAGAGA GGCTGATGAGGTAGCGAGGGTGCAACCTGAGAGCAACAAGCTTGGGGAGCTGGGCTTCAGGTACAAGTATGGGGTGGAGGAGATTCTAGACGAAAGCATCGAGTGTGCTGTGAGGCTGGGCTCCCTGGATACATCCAAGCTTATCGTGCAGCAGGAGTGA